DNA sequence from the Penicillium psychrofluorescens genome assembly, chromosome: 3 genome:
TCCATGATTATTGTAAGTACCGGTATACATCTAAGTTGGTTGGACCCATTCAAGCAATTATTAATCATCGATCGGCACAAGATCACCAActtcaaaaaaaaaaactctGCGCTTCTTCCCGCAACTCGACTTGCGACTTGAGCATCTCTCAGATCTCTTCCGCTTAAGAATCTCTCACCAGAATTTTATCTTATACCCTAAACGAATGGCTTCGAACACGAACGGTCACAATCTGGCCGTGGCCAATGAAGACGATCGCGATCTAGCGAAGCTGGGTTACCGTTCTGTCCTAGCGCGTGGATGGGGCTCGTTCGATAACTTCGCCTGCTCGTTTTCTGCATTGTACTGCATCGGAGGTATCCGTGTGCTCTTCTACATCGCTCTGAGTGGAGGCGGTCCTGCTGCGATGTAAGTGTCTCACCCAACTTTCCGGGCTTGAATTAACAACCTCTGCAGATGGAGCTCCTGGGTTTCGGGCAGCATCCTCTCGATCATCACTGCTGCCTGTCTCGCCGAGGCTTGTTCGAGCTATCCTGCGGCTGGGTCTATATACTATTGGGCATTCCGATCGTGGGGCGGTGGGCGCTTGGGACGGCTCGTCTCATTCCTGGTTGCGGCATGGACACTCGTGGCATGGACGGCCTTTCTCGCGAGTGATTCCTTCGGTGTGGCCAACTACCTGATCTCGGAGGTCGTTGTGTTCGACCCGCAGGCAAGCTTCCCCCACGCCACCTCGGATGTACGTGCTCGCGCCATCGCTTGGGCCTTTtccctgctcttcctcgccatcgcAACCGCCCTGAACTTCCTGCCCCACCGGATGTACTCGTGGGTGTTCCGCGCCGGCGTCATTGTCATTGTGATTGACATGCTCCTTAACTTCATCTGGTTGCCTATCGGCGTTTCGAAGACGTACGGATTCCAGTCCGCCGACTTTGTTTTCACTTCAACCTATAATGGCGGTGATACCAGTCCTGGCCTCAATTGGGTGCTCTCATGGTACTTGGTTGGCTCTTGTcttgtcggagaagatgcCTCCGGCCATGTAGCCGAGGAAACTATATCAGCTAAGAAGGCTGCGGCCAAGGGTGTTTTCTGGGCGACTGTCGCCTCGGCACTGTGTGGATTTCCGATTATTGTCCTGTTCTTGTTTTGCATGCCGGATATTGAAACGTTCTACGACACCAGCGCGCCTCAGCCGTTCATCAATATGTACTCAATGGCGCTCGGCCGGGGTCATGTTGTGATGACCATCATCTCAATGCTTGGGGCGATTCTAAACACCTCCATCTCACTGGTCGCGGTGTCACGactcgtcttcgccgtcgctcGTGATGGTGTCTTCCCATTCAGCGATGTCTTATCACGGGTTACGAAGTCCAAGCAACCTCGCAATGCAGTCATCTTCATTGCAGTAATTTCCGCGCTTCTGCTGTGCACCCAGTTACCGTCCCAGGTTGCCTTTTCCAGTCTGATCTCGACATCAGCCGTGGGTTCAATCGCAGCATACAGTCTCGTTGGCCTCGGTCGCACTTTCGTGACCCGCAAGTCATTCCGTCCTGGATTCTGGGATATGGGCTGGTTTGGTTTGGTGGCAGCCATCATAACATTTATCTGGAACGGGTTCTTGTTCGCAGTGCTTTGCTCCCCGCAGTACTCGGACAGTCAGATCGACAAGGACTCCAGCCTGTTCAATTATGCGATCGTCATCATGGGAGGCGTCACGATTCTCGCACTATTGGAGTGGTGGCGCAAATCGAAGAACGAGTGGTTCCAGCACCTGAAGCCTATCGACTCGGAATATGAAACAGATGCCTCGGTTGAAGCACATGGGCAACCGGGAGCAAAGCCTGAGGCTGCAGCGGCTTGAATTATGGATATCCCAAGCGCTTTGGTCTGGCAACTATGCCGATTTCTCTTGACGTTGGTTTCCGTGTTTCGGAAATCCCGGTGAGTATTTTCCTTTTGAGGAGCACGCATGACGGGTGTTCGAGACTTTACTCCTCGGAGTAAGTCTCGTTCTGAGATATTACCGTTAAAACTTGATCTGGACAATACCAGCGAAAGGACATGCACTTTTTTTGCCCCTTTTCCTCTCTCCTATTTTGGTGTCGTGCCCTTGACCGAAAGTCTGGGCAGACACTACTAACGGCTTGCTGCTGTGTAGATGTGTGGTTTGCTGCTTGGTCCCTGGGAACTGCCCGTGGCACTCTGTTCATTTGGATCTTCACGGAGTGCTCTGGTGCTATTGGCCATCTCATCTGTGCGTGCAATTGGGTTTACTGAGCCTGACGCTACTGGTGTTATGGTTTGTGGAGAGCTCTCGGTGCGAACCTTGTGCTCTGCCATTCTGGACCCTTGCATTTGCGCCGTGGGACTACTAACTGGCCCTTGTCCAGGGCGCAAAGGCCAAGCAGCAACCACCGTTCGTAGATCGTAGCAATTATTGTAAAAATCAACATCGTAGGGTTGAACGATAGGATAAGAGTCATTCTTGAGCAAGCTCGCGATTCATAGCGATCTAATGATGATCACTTGGATAAAAGTAGGGGCATGTCAAGCTAGAAATCCCCATCCCCACTCTCCTATACGGCCAAACATCTGAACTATTTTTCCTTTCACTTACTAGAGATTTGAAATTATGTAGCTAGCAAGCATAGTATGATACTGCTCTTCATCGAGATGAGAATTGACAGAGTCCCTCTTAGGCAAGACCGACACTAGCAAAACTCCCAGCTGAGCTACTTATTCCCAGGATCGGTGAGAAACAGACCACTGCTATCCCGCGCGGCCAGTATTGGCTCCACCGGCTCCCGATCTGACAGCGGAGTCTGGGCTTTTGGCCCCTGCGCCCGTGGAGGAGATCTCTTGGTAGATCTTTTTCTGCTGGTCTCATGATGCCTCCACTGCGCCCGCCCCATCGTGGGACGCGTCTAGCAGGCCATTACGCGGATAATGCCATTGGGGTGTTTCTGGTGCATATTCAAATCAGAGGCGCAAGTAAAGTGGTGGTCGGTGCACCGGCTAGCCCGGTTCAGGAGGCCGGTCCAGCCTAGACTCGGGCGAGATGTCGCTCTAGCTGTGGCGATATCGGGCGATAGCGATAGCTATGTGCGTGCCTGGCGGGATTCCCATAGGCGGTAATCCGGGGCCTGGTGGGGGAAGCACGAGCTGCCTCATGTGAGctgcaaaaaaaaaaaaaaaagtcgtcttccattccttccatccttcttccaatCTAGAGGGGCACAGCACAGCACACCACCACATAAAGGACCCCTCGACTCTCACTTTTCTCCCAAttccttttccctctctctccctccctttcACAActatcaccatcaccatcacctcttccaccccCACACTATACAGTCTCTCGTTCCACACCTCTGAATCTCCCCACTTTTTTTCCCCGCCTTCGTGTCCAGGTCTCCAATCAATCGAATAAATCGCATTCGTGCTTCCCTGTTGGCTTGGTCTGCCGAGAGCGATTGCGAAACCCCCTCCTTGCGACAACCTCCTTATATACTGCCTCCGGAGCTTGCACAGCAGTCCTTATTTCTCTATCTTCGTTCAACCTTTTTGCCAGCGGCTCGCGCTGTCCGGTTTCCACAAATCCACTTGGTGTCTATCTGACTGTCCACAATTGATCAACCATGCAGAGTACGTTCGCTCCACTCCCTGCCCCAGAATATCCAGACGGATGGAATCACCCCATAGCCAGTGATTCTAACAGCAGCCTCTAGCCAAACACTTTTTCTCCGACCCGAACCACCTGGTTCTAACTGCCCTCCACTCTATCACACTGACAAACCCGTCTTTGGCTTTGGACCCGACGCACAAGATCGTCTTCCGTCGCCCAGATGCTCcccgcaaggccaagaaggtgTCAATCGTCACTGGTGGTGGCTCCGGCCACGAGCCTGCCTTTGCGGGTTATGTCGGCCACGGTTTGTGTGACGCCTCGGTGGCAGGAACTATCTTCGCCTCTCCGTCCGCGGAGCAGATTCGCAGGGCCGCCATGGACCGCGTCCCCACCAATGAGGGCGTGTTCATCATTCCCATGAACTACACCGGCGATGTGTTGAACTTCGGTATGGCCACGGAGAAGTGCCGTGCCGCCGGCATTAACACCGAGTTCTTTGCCATCAATGACGATGTCGGTGTGGGCCGGGAGAAGGGTGGTTTGGTCGGCCGCCGTGGACTTTGCGGTGGCATTCTGATCCTTAAGATGATCGGAGCCTTGGCGGAGGCAGGGTACGTTGCTCCGGTTGTGATGGACCGAATCACGCGGCTAATCAGTTTCCCAGTGGCTCGCTCGAGGAAGTATACGGCTTGGCTAGGCAGGTAAACGATAACTTGGTGTCGCTGGGCTCCTCCCTGGAGCATGTTCATATTCCCGGTCGTGATGTGCCCGAGGACACGgtccagcacggcgaggTTGAGATCGGCATGGGTATTCACAATGAGCCGGGCTCGCACCGGGCCAAATTCGAGCTAGTTGGACTGGTCTCAATCATGCTTAAGCAGCTGCTCGACCAAAACGACACCGACCGCAACTACATCACTCGTAAGCCCGAGGACAAGTTTGTCCTGCTCGTGAACAACCTCGGCGGTGTCAGCccgctggagatggccgGTATCACTGACGAGCTCTACCGCCAGCTGGAGCGCGACTACCAGGTCAAGCCGGTCCGTCTCATCCAGGGTACCTTCCTGACCAGCTTGAACGGCCTCGGCTTCAGTGTCTCGCTACTGAGGCTGTCCGACACCGGCCTGGGCGCTGGAAAGTCcatgctggagctgctggacgCGCCCGCTGAAGCTGTGGGTTGGTCCGCACCTATCCCTACCTCGACCTGGGATAATCGGTCCGACGCCCCTGTTGAGCTCAAAGACTCGAACCTGGCCGAAGAGTTGCCCAGCAACCTGAAGTGTAAGTCCTTTTCTGTTTTCATCGGCTATAATTCACCAACTCACTCTTATCACAGTGGATCCTGCCGTTGTCAAGAAGATTCTCGGTGCCGGCCTGAAGCGCGTCATCAGCGTGGAACCCGAGGTTACCCGCTACGACACCATCGTAGGTGACGGTGACTGCGGCGTGGGTCTGAAGCGCGGTGCGGAAGCCATCCAGGCGCTTCTGGACAATGCCTCGCCCCCACTGAGCGATGACATCGTCAACACGGTGAACCGCATCGTGACCGTGGTCGAGAACACCATGGATGGCACCTCAGGCGCCATCTATGCCATCTTCCTGAACGCGCTGGCCCACGGCCTGCGCGCCCAAGACCAGAGCTCCGCCGTGCCGGCCACGACCGAGGTCTGGGCCAAAGCCCTGAAGCACTCCATCAACGCGCTGAGCAAGTATACCCCAGCCAAGCCCGGTGACCGCACCCTCATGGACGCCCTTGTCCCCTTCGGCGACACCCTAATGGAGACCCTCGACGTGCgcgttgccgccgccgcctcccAGCAGGGTAGCGAGTCCACCAAGAGCATGAAGGCCAGTTTGGGCCGCGCTGTGTatgttggcggcgaggaagagtGGCTCGGCAAGGTGCCTGACCCCGGCGCTTACGGTCTCAGCGAGTTCCTCACCGGTCTGGCTGAGGCGGTCGAGAAATGATgctgtttgtttttgtttcGTATACATACTCATATACTTTGACATCGGGAAACTGTGGGCGATGTTTAATATAATctcatgatgatgacaagaATGTACTGGATGCCTCGTTTTGGGTTCTGAAGTCGAACATTTAAGTGCACTCTACATTAAACAGAACCAGTTCTAGGGTTGATCTTGACGCTTAGCAGTCTACTCTGGCCTAACCGTAAGCAGCGCAAATGTCTGGCAAATAATATCCCTACATTACGTTGGATGTCTATGAAACTCCAGCTTCACTTCCAGCAAATCGCCTTCATACCTCGATGACTATATATACTGGCTCGAGGATGGGATCGAGCACTTGGAGGGTTACTATCATCTCGGACGACAAGGATATATATAGGCTACTTTTATTGCCAAATTCCATATTTTAGAGAGGAAGGATTATAAACTATTGCTTCAGCAGCTAGACAGTGATATGTCTTGAGGGTTTATTCTACTACTGAATTTTTGGTTGCGGAGACGCCACGAGTTGCTCCAACCGACCCGATGCTTTCTAGATCAACCACAGACGGCAAGTACATCCAGAACTGAACGCCGGATATTTTCAAGTACAACCCTCCCAAGCCAAAAGATAAAAAGACTCATCCAGAAATCTCCTGCGGCACAATGTTACATGCCAAGGTTACTTTTGAAAGAAGAGCAGACATCGATCCATCGAACCCTAGCCGCAACGACAGTCACAAGTAAGGGAAGCAGAacacaaagaaaaaaaagagaaagggtatcgacatcgacgacatGGTAGGTCCGTTCAGTCACACGAGGGACTTTTGTGGGTGAGAGATGCGGCACGAGCGGCAGGGGATCAACCCACCCCGGGAACATGTAACCTGGGTCGTGGGGTGGATGCCGATGCGCACGAAGATGGAAAGATATAACCAAGACAACTCAGCTAAGCAAGACGAGGATAACGGAGTCGCCACGCAGGAACCTAACCCAGAGAAAAAACGAAAGCGATTAGCATCAATCAGATCGCAAGTCGAGGGGCGAGGGGGATGCAACGTACATCTTGCTCACGAAGCGATCCTTGTTCACACCCTTCCCCTTGCTGCCCTTGGGCTTTTCAGTCCACATCTCCttgacattctccagcaccatgtTACAGTGTCGGTCAAAGGCCTTGACGCGGGCCAACAGCTTGCGGTTGTTCCGGCAGGAGATCAGGACCTGGGTGTGCGTGCGGGTGGCGGTCTGCAGAAGGGACAGCGGGCCGGCGGTGAGCTCATGCTCCTCGACCAGAGCGACTTCGTACTCCCTGTTCGGATATGCGGGTCCTCGGTTAGTATATGTATGCCTTTACTCAGCGTGCATGCTTGGGGGTTGTGTGGTGGTAGGAGATATGTGGTGCATCGGTATCCGCAATGCGGGCATCACGAGCGAGATCCGTAATAGGCGGGGTCAAATAGGCAGAAAGGAAAGGGGGATCGAGGGCGATTGCCACGAGACTCGAGGGGGAAGGAACCTACGTGAGCTCGGCCTTGGGCTTGTTGAGCAGATCTCTGGGAGAGGTAAATTGTTAGCGGACGGACGTTCAATCAGTGTGAGTCATAGGATGAATGACATACTGGATCTTGGGGTCCGGGGCTgtcgacatggtgggcgaggaTATAAAGGCAATGGGTGTATCgtccttcttccttcttttcgCAACCCGAAGTTGCGAGTCTGCAGGGTCACGTGCATGAGTGCCTTGCGTTTCAGGCCGCAGAGTCACGTCGCGTCCACGGCCTGTTTGGGGATCGGCGGATCAGTACTTCAACATCGCGCATGCAAGGACCTCGTTCTCTTCTCATTATTCCGCCTCCCTTTCGAGtttttctccctcgtccGGAATATCTGCAGCCAGTTGTACTTTTTATGTCATTCTACTTGCAGCACAATTCTTCTTACCGTATGAACAGCCAATCCCTCGTTCAATCCTGTCCTATGGAATTCTCGACTGACCCTCTCTAACATTCCAGTCCTGCAGACCAGAACGCCGCTCCACTGCTGTTGCATAGCCTATCCATTCTCCCGGCCGACGAGATTTCTAACCCACCTTGGTCAGTCATGCTTGGCTGATCGCTCGACGAGTTCAAGGACCTGTTCGAGTGGTGTCGGTATATTCGGTCttcaccctctcctcccctcctcctACCACCCACCTTCGGCTGCACCCTCCTATCTCGACAATTGGGTCCCATTCGCTTTATAACATTGCAAGAACCTCCTCTGCCATTCTACCTCTTCTTAAGGCCGGTGCGGTGCATGGTGGACACGCGAGTTTGGTGAGATGGAATCTCAGGACGGAATCACCGTCCGCCCCATGAGGCGTAGGCACTTACCCCTATATCGATGTGAAATGATGGAAGCTAAAACACATTCAACAGTCAAGGTTCTCTATACCTTCGACAATGAGAACAAGACCAATTGTCTTGCTCGGTGGCCTCATGTGCTGGACATCCAGACCGCTTACCTGGATGAACAAACCCCAGTGGGGGTCATTGAGCTAAAGACATGTATCCAAGCTATTGTGTCTGCGAGGTTAGTCCCTGTCTCTGGCTGTTGACAAACCTGATTTCTCACCCCATTGGCCTTGCAGTCCCGAACTAGTGGCCCAGCTGGGCAAGGATTACACGGTATATGCTTACGACTACTCGGAATACGAAACCCCTCTGGTTGGGCAGGGGATGCTATCATGGGTTCTGgcttcatcctctccaacGCCTGATGCACCCGCACATCAATCCAAGACCATGGTCACCGGCCGCGTGTGCAAGAACCCCATGGGTCTCTTTTCGAAGGGTGCTGCCCATGAGACACTAGAGGTTAAGCTGCGGCTTTTGCCTGTTCCGACCGTTATGCAGAGCGAATATCTGGACAGCATGCAAAAATACCGAGAACTGAGCAACGTCATCCCACACGAGTTCGATGCGCAATCGTGGACAAATTTTGTCCGTCAAAACCCGGGTCTGTTGGAAACTGCCAAGGGCCAGCAATTTGAACGCTCCCTGGCCTCAATGAGTCATTCTGGGATCGATCGGTTTCACCAGCTCTTGAGCGAAGGGTCTACACCTCGCGATTTCTCTAGCTTTCCAGCCCCGAACGAGTCGGTCCGATCCGCGTCGCCTGCTCAATCATATGCTCCGAGCCGAATCTCGACGCCTGGCGGGACTCGGCCATCAAGTCAGCACCAATCACAGAAGCAGGGCATGCCTTCGAGCGACATCATCCGGCCATCGTCGAGTGCCTCCATGCGGGACAATGACTTTCAGATGCAAACATACGATTTGCGGAGAGACTCGGTGCAATCTGGTTatggcagcggtggtgaAGAGTCTGTCGATCCTCAGCCACGGAAGAGAGCCAAGGTGTATCAAGCGACCTGGCCTGGCAAGTCGGACATGAATATCGAAAGACAACCAAGTTCACTGCGGGTGGCTGCCAGTACAGCGGCTTCCGTGCGAATCCACCGTCCGACCCCCGTGAATCCTTCCCTTATAGCTGCCGTTCAGCAGTCGAACGACGAGCCTGTGCGGCCGCCAACTCCAATCTCTCGGCCTACTGATCTGCGAAGTCGAGGTCGACTTCCTTCCAGTTTGCTACGGGAGTCATCGATAACCAGTACATATACATCGCCGTATTGTATGAGTGATGACCAACCTGCAACGGATCAGACGGCCCATTCGCCGGAGGAGTCTCGGTATCAGGGTCTCTTTGAGCCATCGTTCACAATGCCGTCGTCACCCCCAATCATGGACGGTCGATTCCCGCAAAGGTCCAGTCCCGTATTGCCACCCCTTTCCCTGGATCCCGACTCTGGTTTCATGAGCGGCGGTCTGGACGATCTTCtagatgatgatgctgctACTCCCCTGGATGACTGCAGAAGAACAGAATCTCATGAGATCGGGCAAGACAAGCGCCCCGTACGGTCTGCAGTACAGGCCACCTCGCCGGCCAGTGCGATTGATGGAGCTGCCAACGACCTATTCCTGATGAGCGATGGGCTAAAAGAGCAGAATCGAAAGGACGCACAGCCTTCCCTGCCTCGTCCATCCACGTCAGGCGGATCCAGGCCCTCTTCCCGAGCCAGTGTCCGAATGGCACCTAAGCCCCTGGCACCAGCTCCGGGACCGCGAAGTGCAGCCGAACAATTGACGAATGCAGTCCCCGCTAGCGACCCCGTCGGACCCacgcatcctcctctccagcATTCTCAAACCTGGGCTGGTCCTATGAGTGACTTCACCATTGCAGAAACCCCGGCACCGCCGCCCGAGGATAGCAAAGTCCGGAGCGGCGCTGGGGCCAAGCGCATGAAACAAGTGCAGGCACGTTTAGACCAAGCCATTCGCTCTGGGCAGGTTCCACCCTACTGTGAGAATTGTGGATCGATCGAAACTCCTACATGGCGCCGGGCTTGGTCGAAGGAAATCGTCGGCAATGAAGATACCGCACGTGAGATGTTAAAGGACTCTACGATGCTTTTCTGGCAAGTTATGGAGCGAGACGACAACAATGATGTCTCGAAGTTCAAGGTCTACAAGAAGAGTCTTATGGATGCCGACAACGATTGGGCGCAGATCCTCCTCTGCAATCGTGAGTAGCGTCTAGCTCGTCTTTTTTTCGCTACTATTGTGCTAACCTGTTATGCAGCTTGTGGCCTCTGGCTTCACAAATTCAAGACCATGCGTCCAGAAAACAAGTGGAACAAGGTTCCTActgggaagaggaagcgTCCTTCGAGGAGCCGCAGAGATGGCCCATTGTCACAACCTTGCCCGGCCACCAGGACGCGCAGCAAAGCCCCGTCAAGCAGAGTCGGGGTATCATCTCCGGCTCCCACCGAAGCCTCTTCCGTGCCTGATGGACCTACTCCTTGTGTGGACAACGAtaacgacaacgacaacgacaacgacaacgacaacgacaacgacaacgacaacgacaacgacaacgatCAGGAGGAGTATGACGCGGACGCATCCCCTAACAAACGCCGTCGTGCCAATAGCGTTGAGCCTCGACGATCAATCGATACTGCGGAGAACCGCTGGCATGAGCAAGACGCCATGGAGGCACTTCGGCGGGCCATCCAATCCAGTCCGGCGAGGAATATGGAGGCCAAGCATGTTCACCTGCAGACGGACAACGGCGACAACCTGACGCCCAAACCTGTGCGCAGGATGCTTTTCCACAATGCTCACAACGAGGGACCACTGAAGCCGCTAGATGCTTCGtcgatcaacagcatcaATAGCTGCTCTCCGCGACGCAGCCCTCGAATTGCCTCGCGGGGAGAGAAGCGAATTGATGGAAAGGAGAACGTGGCTCCAACGCCGCACGACGATCTTGATGGTCTCTTCGAGAGCCCGACATTGGATTTCGACCTACCTACAAGTCCGACGCCTCGTCGACGCAATCATCGTCCTTCTGCTTTTAACGACAAATTTGCTTCGGTGCCTTGTCACTCGCCAACTATCAACAAGCGTCGGGACGGTGGCTTGGGCCTGTCCACGGCCCGTCTTACTGCGGAGCGGCTGCAACGTGCACAGGAAACCCACGGAAGCCCCCTGTCAACGTCAAGACAGAACCGGTCTCCCAGCAAGCAATCTCGCGCTCATACCCCCGGTATTCCCACCTTGGTTGACGATGGCCTGCATTCTGAGGCATTTGGATCCATCGATGGCATGATCATGGATATCTTCGATACCGAAGGCTCCTTTCCGCTGGGGAACACGAAATTCGGCGGCGAAAACTGGGCGGACTGGCTGCCAGAGGACTACATGTCTCCTGTCGGGTCAGAAGAGGATGCTGCCCATCCTTCAGAAGATATCTTCGACGCGATCTTGTCCGATCCTGTGGGCAAGGAACACATGCACGACTCCGAGTTCAACCCTTTTAGCTTTGGCGACGCCACCGTTCCCGACTCGGGCTTTTTCAGTTCTGATGCCCTTCACCACGATCCTACTACCAAACTCTCTGCTGAGGAGCAGTCACAACATGGCAGCCTGCAAGCAGCGTCGCCTGCTTCATAAGAGCTAGAGCAGGAAACACGGCAgttctttccttctctgtCATTTGATCtggtttttgtttttgagtTTTCTAAAGCGATGGCGTCTGGGTATGGCGGAGTGACATTTGTTTGCATGCTAGCCTTCGAAAGCTGGTCGTTTGACTTTCTTTACTGGTGGTATTTTGGTTTTCAATAGCAACTCACCCAAGAAGGTTAGCAGTCAATGGAATACATATTGACATCACGAAAGACAGTCTttggccatgctggcatTGGGATATTCAGTTCTCGCCGCATGTGGTTGCTTGTATCTACTGCATTTGAGATCCCAGCTCATCCATTAGAAGAAACTGGCCCGTATTCCCCGTAGCAAACACGCCCACTTGATAAAAAAGATCATTGATTCATAATAAACAAATTGTTCTCTACAAAAGCCGATTGAAGAAGGTCTTCGCCCTCCACGCTAGtgcttccccttcttctccgacacCAAGACGATTCCAAACAGCATCAGACACACGAACGCCACAATAAACGTCACCGAAACCATCGTGCAGCAATATTTCTCGCCCCGCCGTCTCTCTCTGC
Encoded proteins:
- a CDS encoding uncharacterized protein (ID:PFLUO_005001-T1.cds;~source:funannotate) — protein: MASNTNGHNLAVANEDDRDLAKLGYRSVLARGWGSFDNFACSFSALYCIGGIRVLFYIALSGGGPAAIWSSWVSGSILSIITAACLAEACSSYPAAGSIYYWAFRSWGGGRLGRLVSFLVAAWTLVAWTAFLASDSFGVANYLISEVVVFDPQASFPHATSDVRARAIAWAFSLLFLAIATALNFLPHRMYSWVFRAGVIVIVIDMLLNFIWLPIGVSKTYGFQSADFVFTSTYNGGDTSPGLNWVLSWYLVGSCLVGEDASGHVAEETISAKKAAAKGVFWATVASALCGFPIIVLFLFCMPDIETFYDTSAPQPFINMYSMALGRGHVVMTIISMLGAILNTSISLVAVSRLVFAVARDGVFPFSDVLSRVTKSKQPRNAVIFIAVISALLLCTQLPSQVAFSSLISTSAVGSIAAYSLVGLGRTFVTRKSFRPGFWDMGWFGLVAAIITFIWNGFLFAVLCSPQYSDSQIDKDSSLFNYAIVIMGGVTILALLEWWRKSKNEWFQHLKPIDSEYETDASVEAHGQPGAKPEAAAA
- a CDS encoding uncharacterized protein (ID:PFLUO_005003-T1.cds;~source:funannotate), which translates into the protein MSTAPDPKIQDLLNKPKAELTEYEVALVEEHELTAGPLSLLQTATRTHTQVLISCRNNRKLLARVKAFDRHCNMVLENVKEMWTEKPKGSKGKGVNKDRFVSKMFLRGDSVILVLLS
- a CDS encoding uncharacterized protein (ID:PFLUO_005004-T1.cds;~source:funannotate); its protein translation is MRLKVLYTFDNENKTNCLARWPHVLDIQTAYLDEQTPVGVIELKTCIQAIVSASPELVAQLGKDYTVYAYDYSEYETPLVGQGMLSWVLASSSPTPDAPAHQSKTMVTGRVCKNPMGLFSKGAAHETLEVKLRLLPVPTVMQSEYLDSMQKYRELSNVIPHEFDAQSWTNFVRQNPGLLETAKGQQFERSLASMSHSGIDRFHQLLSEGSTPRDFSSFPAPNESVRSASPAQSYAPSRISTPGGTRPSSQHQSQKQGMPSSDIIRPSSSASMRDNDFQMQTYDLRRDSVQSGYGSGGEESVDPQPRKRAKVYQATWPGKSDMNIERQPSSLRVAASTAASVRIHRPTPVNPSLIAAVQQSNDEPVRPPTPISRPTDLRSRGRLPSSLLRESSITSTYTSPYCMSDDQPATDQTAHSPEESRYQGLFEPSFTMPSSPPIMDGRFPQRSSPVLPPLSLDPDSGFMSGGLDDLLDDDAATPLDDCRRTESHEIGQDKRPVRSAVQATSPASAIDGAANDLFLMSDGLKEQNRKDAQPSLPRPSTSGGSRPSSRASVRMAPKPLAPAPGPRSAAEQLTNAVPASDPVGPTHPPLQHSQTWAGPMSDFTIAETPAPPPEDSKVRSGAGAKRMKQVQARLDQAIRSGQVPPYCENCGSIETPTWRRAWSKEIVGNEDTAREMLKDSTMLFWQVMERDDNNDVSKFKVYKKSLMDADNDWAQILLCNPCGLWLHKFKTMRPENKWNKVPTGKRKRPSRSRRDGPLSQPCPATRTRSKAPSSRVGVSSPAPTEASSVPDGPTPCVDNDNDNDNDNDNDNDNDNDNDNDNDQEEYDADASPNKRRRANSVEPRRSIDTAENRWHEQDAMEALRRAIQSSPARNMEAKHVHLQTDNGDNLTPKPVRRMLFHNAHNEGPLKPLDASSINSINSCSPRRSPRIASRGEKRIDGKENVAPTPHDDLDGLFESPTLDFDLPTSPTPRRRNHRPSAFNDKFASVPCHSPTINKRRDGGLGLSTARLTAERLQRAQETHGSPLSTSRQNRSPSKQSRAHTPGIPTLVDDGLHSEAFGSIDGMIMDIFDTEGSFPLGNTKFGGENWADWLPEDYMSPVGSEEDAAHPSEDIFDAILSDPVGKEHMHDSEFNPFSFGDATVPDSGFFSSDALHHDPTTKLSAEEQSQHGSLQAASPAS
- a CDS encoding uncharacterized protein (ID:PFLUO_005002-T1.cds;~source:funannotate), producing the protein MQTKHFFSDPNHLVLTALHSITLTNPSLALDPTHKIVFRRPDAPRKAKKVSIVTGGGSGHEPAFAGYVGHGLCDASVAGTIFASPSAEQIRRAAMDRVPTNEGVFIIPMNYTGDVLNFGMATEKCRAAGINTEFFAINDDVGVGREKGGLVGRRGLCGGILILKMIGALAEAGGSLEEVYGLARQVNDNLVSLGSSLEHVHIPGRDVPEDTVQHGEVEIGMGIHNEPGSHRAKFELVGLVSIMLKQLLDQNDTDRNYITRKPEDKFVLLVNNLGGVSPLEMAGITDELYRQLERDYQVKPVRLIQGTFLTSLNGLGFSVSLLRLSDTGLGAGKSMLELLDAPAEAVGWSAPIPTSTWDNRSDAPVELKDSNLAEELPSNLKLDPAVVKKILGAGLKRVISVEPEVTRYDTIVGDGDCGVGLKRGAEAIQALLDNASPPLSDDIVNTVNRIVTVVENTMDGTSGAIYAIFLNALAHGLRAQDQSSAVPATTEVWAKALKHSINALSKYTPAKPGDRTLMDALVPFGDTLMETLDVRVAAAASQQGSESTKSMKASLGRAVYVGGEEEWLGKVPDPGAYGLSEFLTGLAEAVEK